One genomic window of Gossypium hirsutum isolate 1008001.06 chromosome D11, Gossypium_hirsutum_v2.1, whole genome shotgun sequence includes the following:
- the LOC107910899 gene encoding uncharacterized protein — MYKTNKYDLPFVQIVGVTSTNKTFSIAFFFIINEKEENYNWALTCLKLTLEECMYQRVIVTDRELALMNACQQVFPDATRLLCRWHITENIKKHCRQSIKLQHDWDSFRAMWNVLVESPTWILGECIPLDSIDVFWRKLDLSPSTSVENEDICCDGELEMFKENFTKQSKAGKKSLLRKLRDIFQPSKTLIKEPTIQKNTHGRPTLKKQQQKRVDSISQAPRRRSHSTTSKSVGLDLVELNKEPAKHSSYVIEIPDLNPEPSEQVSDFIDLSQMPKSCDTHPLMKEILDMFHPYITHVQDIKGDGNCGFEAISVCLGYGEDQWLYVRHQLLDELLSSYDVYARVFIDGIDELRNSLCFSQSPAPAEHWMVMLMTGVLIANKFGVVLNYLTKRGDITFFPLWRGPEHF; from the exons ATGTACAAAACGAACAAATATGATCTGCCTTTTGTTCAAATTGTTGGCGTGACTTCAACCAACAAGACATTTAGTATAGCTTTTTTCTTTATCATTAACGAAAAGGAGGAGAACTATAATTGGGCATTAACATGTCTAAAGTTGACACTAGAAGAGTGCATGTACCAACGTGTTATTGTGACGGACAGAGAGTTGGCTCTGATGAATGCATGCCAACAAGTTTTCCCTGATGCCACTCGGTTACTATGCAGATGGCACAttactgaaaatattaaaaagcaTTGTAGGCAGTCTATCAAGTTGCAACATGATTGGGACTCCTTTCGTGCTATGTGGAATGTACTCGTTGAATCTCCAACGTGGATATT AGGTGAGTGTATTCCGTTGGATTCAATAGATGTATTCTGGAGGAAGCTTGACTTATCACCGTCAACTTCTGTGGAAAATGAGGATATTTGTTGTGACGGTGAGTTAGAAATGTTCAAAGAAAACTTCACTAAGCAGTCAAAAGCCGGGAAAAAAAGTCTGTTAAGAAAGTTAAGAGATATATTCCAGCCGAGTAAAACACTCATTAAAGAACCTACAATTCAAAAAAATACACATGGACGACCAACCTTGaagaaacaacaacaaaaacGAGTCGATTCTATAAGTCAAGCTCCCAGAAGACGTAGCCATTCAACCACGTCAAAATCTGTTGGGTTGGATCTGGTAGAGTTGAACAAAGAACCTGCAAAACATAGTTCATACGTAATCGAAATTCCAGACTTAAACCCGGAGCCATCAGAGCAAGTTTCAGACTTCATAGACTTAAGCCAGATGCCTAAATCATGTGACACTCATCCACTAATGAAAGAAATTCTAGATATGTTCCACCCTTACATCACACATGTACAAGATATCAAGGGTGATGGAAATTGCGGATTCGAAGCAATATCTGTTTGTCTTGGTTATGGCGAAGATCAATGGCTCTATGTTCGACATCAACTGCTAGACGAGTTATTGAGTTCATATGATGTCTATGCTAGAGTTTTCATTGATGGAATCGATGAATTACGTAATTCACTGTGTTTCTCACAATCGCCTGCACCAGCAGAACACTGGATGGTTATGCTTATGACAGGTGTCCTGATTGCTAACAAGTTTGGGGTAGTCCTCAATTATTTAACCAAGCGAGGTGACATAACTTTCTTTCCTCTTTGGAGAGGTCCGGAACATTTTTAA
- the LOC107911987 gene encoding mitogen-activated protein kinase kinase kinase 5 has translation MRWLQNIPFYYSSSSSSSSTIAASSEASSGKHFQDNHNYHKRTHKQHHSYLGFRIAGSKLTKQKEVTRLSDRELLAAPLSPSNDTPLSSSAPTSRTTSSSLAVPLPLPLPVPEGDGEQRLPSLSEVGHGRGLEDKDREKADGTPSHSSMFASRESRKTAEHWDIRSSSKVFQQEVNRGDSSQDEFRVNAPVRSAPASPFSSPALFSPHRKSTSEMFPHYMVPTGKQVWSAPEMPTFDVLGLPPPAFYDCSILSPDYTPLHSPPNRSPRRNFRSQSGPPSPIHQEMSREFSSSRPESNCPISVHPLPLPPGAAMASSSASVPQVTTKPEPLPMNCQWQKGKLIGRGTFGSVYVASNRETGALCAMKEVEIFPDDPKSAECIKQLEQEIKVLSQLKHQNIVQYYGSEIVEDKFYIYLEYVHPGSINKYVHDHCGAITESVVRNFTRHILSGLAYLHSTKTIHRDIKGANLLVDASGVVKLADFGMSKHLSGQRADLSLKGSPYWMAPELMQAVMQKDNSSDLALAVDVWSLGCTIIEMFTGKAPWSEYEGAAAMFKVMKDTPPIPEALSPEGKDFLRCCFQRNPAERPSASMLLEHRFVKCSSHSGSSSSNGLKSTDMPLSPRERSEFKLDQLPVQQSLRSSKSITPDREITQRSHYKSSDLRLASRNSPRSTLETLPSLSPPRSGQNTHHPSPSSSMNRYINQEPRKLHIFR, from the exons ATGCGGTGGCTTCAGAATATTCCGTTTTATTATTCTTCGTCGTCGTCGTCGTCTTCCACGATCGCCGCATCGTCTGAAGCTTCTTCCGGTAAGCATTTTCAAGATAATCATAATTACCATAAGCGTACTCACAAGCAACATCACAGTTACTTGGGATTTCGCATTGCGGGATCTAAGCTGACGAAGCAAAAGGAGGTGACGCGTCTCAGCGACCGAGAGTTGTTGGCGGCTCCGCTGTCCCCCAGTAACGATACTCCATTGTCGTCTTCAGCTCCTACTTCGAGGACTACATCGTCGTCGTTGGCGGTGCCGTTGCCGCTTCCGCTTCCAGTTCCAGAAGGAGACGGCGAGCAACGGTTGCCGTCGCTGAGTGAGGTTGGACACGGTAGAGGTTTAGAGGATAAAGATAGAGAAAAAGCAGATGGAACTCCTTCCCATTCAAG TATGTTTGCGTCTCGTGAATCGAGGAAGACAGCAGAGCATTGGGACATAAGATCATCCTCTAAGGTATTCCAGCAAGAAGTGAATCGTGGGGACAGTTCTCAGGATGAGTTTAGGGTGAATGCTCCTGTTAGGAGTGCCCCTGCGAGTCCATTCAGTAGTCCGGCTCTTTTTAGCCCACACAGAAAGAGTACCAGTGAGATGTTTCCGCACTACATGGTTCCTACTGGTAAACAAGTTTGGTCTGCACCAGAGATGCCAACGTTTGATGTTCTGGGGCTTCCTCCCCCAGCATTCTATGATTGCAGCATATTAAGCCCCGATTACACTCCGCTTCACAGTCCACCAAATAGAAGTCCACGTCGGAACTTTAGAAGCCAAAGCGGACCTCCTTCACCAATACATCAGGAGATGTCACGTGAGTTCTCATCATCCCGGCCTGAAAGTAATTGCCCTATCAGTGTCCATCCGTTGCCTCTTCCTCCAGGAGCAGCCATGGCTTCATCATCAGCTTCCGTTCCCCAAGTTACAACTAAACCAGAGCCGTTGCCAATGAATTGTCAATGGCAAAAAGGCAAGCTTATCGGGCGTGGTAcatttggaagtgtttatgttgCCAGTAACAG AGAAACGGGAGCTTTATGTGCAATGAAGGAAGTTGAGATATTTCCTGATGACCCGAAATCTGCAGAGTGTATAAAGCAATTAGAACAG GAGATTAAGGTTCTTAGCCAGCTTAAGCACCAAAATATAGTTCAGTATTATGGTAGTGAAATA GTTGAAGACAAGTTCTACATATATCTAGAGTATGTTCATCCTGGTTCAATTAATAAATATGTTCACGACCACTGTGGTGCCATTACAGAATCTGTTGTCCGCAATTTTACTCGCCATATTCTTTCCGGGTTGGCTTACCTCCACAGCACAAAGACAATCCACAG GGATATTAAAGGGGCCAATTTGCTTGTTGATGCATCTGGAGTTGTCAAGCTTGCCGACTTTGGGATGTCCAAACAT CTTAGCGGACAAAGAGCTGATCTTTCTTTGAAGGGAAGTCCATACTGGATGGCTCCAGAG CTAATGCAAGCAGTGATGCAGAAAGATAATAGTTCTGATCTAGCTCTAGCTGTTGACGTTTGGAGTTTGGGTTGTACCATTATCGAAATGTTTACCGGCAAAGCACCATGGAGTGAGTACGAAGGG GCTGCAGCTATGTTTAAAGTGATGAAGGATACCCCTCCCATTCCCGAAGCATTATCACCCGAGGGGAAGGATTTCCTACGCTGCTGCTTCCAAAGAAACCCTGCAGAGAGACCATCTGCAAGCATGTTACTAGAGCATCGATTTGTAAAATGCTCATCTCATTCAGGTTCCTCGTCTTCTAATGGGCTAAAGTCCACG gATATGCCCCTTAGTCCTAGAGAGCGATCTGAATTTAAACTGGATCAATTGCCAGTGCAGCAAAGCCTACGAAGTTCAAAGTCCATCACTCCTGACAG GGAAATTACACAACGATCTCATTACAAGAGCTCCGACTTAAGACTAGCCTCACGTAATTCTCCTCGTTCTACCCTCGAGACTCTTCCTAGTTTGTCTCCTCCACGCTCGGGTCAAAATACTCATCACCCCAGCCCATCTAGTAGCATGAACAGATATATCAACCAGGAGCCTAGGAAGCTCCATATTTTCAGATAA